A genome region from Arachis duranensis cultivar V14167 chromosome 8, aradu.V14167.gnm2.J7QH, whole genome shotgun sequence includes the following:
- the LOC107461271 gene encoding probable carbohydrate esterase At4g34215, whose amino-acid sequence MKSQRGVGKAVSVSTIFKFNPIMASLLPLLFVFAIQPWRVTSEQYKNIFILAGQSNMAGRGGVSETTATWDGVVPPESQPKPSILRLNAKLEWVEAQEPLHADIDVTKTNGVGPGMAFANTILEKRPGFGVVGLVPCAIGGTNISEWERGKVHYTRMMKRVKASLQGGGALQALLWYQGESDTLLLSDAQSYRTRLAKFFLDLRADLNSPLLPIIQVALASGEGPYIDTVREAQLDMDLLNLRTVDAKGLPLGPDGLHLTTQAQVHLGQVMADAFLQFVPTSLPKNNVLPIHNGAPPTRPHNGASQIYMIPISITFLTVVSLTLL is encoded by the exons atgaaatcaCAGAGAGGCGTGGGTAAAGCCGTGTCTGTCTCCACCATCTTCAAGTTCAACCCAATAATGGCTTCCCTGTTGCCATTGCTGTTTGTGTTTGCGATTCAACCATGGCGGGTGACGTCGGAGCAGTACAAAAACATATTCATACTTGCGGGACAGAGCAACATGGCAGGACGAGGTGGAGTCAGTGAAACAACGGCAACATGGGACGGTGTGGTTCCGCCGGAGAGCCAACCGAAGCCGTCGATTTTGCGGCTGAACGCGAAGCTGGAATGGGTGGAAGCGCAAGAGCCACTCCACGCGGACATCGATGTGAcgaagacgaatggagttggaCCGGGGATGGCGTTCGCGAACACGATCTTGGAAAAGCGACCGGGTTTCGGTGTGGTCGGTTTGGTGCCATGTGCAATCGGAGGCACAAACATAAGCGAGTGGGAACGCGGGAAAGTGCACTACACGCGCATGATGAAGAGGGTTAAGGCTTCGTTGCAAGGTGGTGGTGCCCTTCAAGCTCTGCTTTGGTATCAAGGTGAGTCTGATACTTTGCTTCTCAGTGATGCCCAATCTTATCGAACAAGACTTGCCAAGTTTTTCTTGGATCTTCGTGCTGATCTTAACTCTCCATTGCTTCCTATAATTcag GTAGCTTTGGCATCTGGAGAAGGCCCTTACATAGACACAGTAAGAGAAGCTCAGCTTGATATGGACCTCCTCAACTTGAGAACTGTCGACGCAAAGGGCTTGCCTCTTGGGCCTGATGGGCTTCACCTTACCACCCAGGCCCAAGTTCATCTTGGGCAGGTAATGGCTGATGCATTCCTTCAATTTGTACCCACTTCACTTCCAAAAAACAATGTTCTTCCTATTCATAATGGAGCTCCTCCTACAAGACCTCACAATGGTGCCTCCCAAATTTATATGATCCCAATATCGATAACATTTCTTACCGTAGTATCCTTAACTTTGTTATAG